Genomic window (Bdellovibrionales bacterium):
GTCGTCCGTCCCCGGCGTGTCGTTATTAATGTGCAAGTAGCGGTAAGAATATCCTTCTGCATCTTCAAGCGTTATTGCATAACCCCACGACGCCTGAGGAATTGCGATGAATGTAATCGTGCCGTCTACGACCGCTACGAGCGGAGTCATTTTGTCCGAGATAATATCAATACCCAGGTGTTCACGCGCTCCTCCGTCCCTGGGTTCCCGGAAGTCGTTTC
Coding sequences:
- a CDS encoding M23 family metallopeptidase, with amino-acid sequence MKSLSALAVFGLLFFPFASVQAETRSILFPVDSEYSFRNDFREPRDGGAREHLGIDIISDKMTPLVAVVDGTITFIAIPQASWGYAITLEDAEGYSYRYLHINNDTPGTDD